The DNA sequence AGAACGTGTTATGACAGGACGCAGTGGTGAGGTAGCAGCGAGAGACAGAGCCAAGCAACTACTTAAGTATTATAAAAACACTATCCCTCAAAGTGCGGCAGAGGTAAACGGGTATAAATGGTACAGGCTTGACTTAGGAAGAGCTAACTCAACTGTTCGGGGAGAAATCGAGTTGCTAGGTAGAGTGTTGAGGTTTGCAATTAAAGAGCTTTCCCTAAATATAATCGATGCGACAGAAGGGGTGAGTAAACCACCACCAAGTAAAGGTCGGGATAGTATTGTTAATGAAAAGCAAATGTTAAAGATAGCTAATGCTATGCCCACTGGTAAAGGTGAGCTTGTTAAGGTTTATTTTTATACTGCTATGAGGCGGTCTGAGTTAGTGAAAATAGAATTATCTGACGTTGATTTGAAAAATAGAACCGTTTTATTAAGAGAAACTAAAAACGGAGAGGATAGGCTATGCCCTTTATCTAGTCAGGCGTTAGATATAATCACTGCACGTTACAACTATTGTAAAGCTAAAGGTCAACAGCGTTTATATCCTTATAAAAAAGAATCTATTACACAGGCATTTAAGCGGACAATCCGAAAGTTAAATATGGATGAATCCCTTGTTCTACATTCATTAAGGCATAGTGCAGCCACTCGCTATGCAGAGTTAGGTTTAACTACATTGCAGCTTTCAGCTGTGACAGGTCACAAGTCTTTAAGTCAGTTAGCTAGGTATACACATTTAAATGCTAAGAGCGTTGTAGACTTATTGGGATAAAGCATTTCACTACTTGACTATACGTTGAGTAGTGATTTTGTTATTCATAGAAATTTAAGTTAGATATGTAACTTAATTTTAAATAGGATAAACACACTATTAAGTTATACATTATTTTGTTAGCCTGAGCTTTTCAAGTTGAAGAAAAATTTAGTGCTAAAGGAATGCGCATGAAATTCATCCCCTTAATATTTGGTCTATTGTTAGTAGCCTGTACAACACAAATATCATCTTTGAAGCAAGATGGAGTTACTCAAATATACAAATTAGGTGAACAGGAGATGTTCCGAATTGTGTATGGCGTGATGAATAGTACAGGAAAAGACTTGGTTGTGAACGAGGTTCAGGGCGTGGAGCGAGGATACGAGGTGATTAACACTTTCGGCCCCGACTATCTTAAAACGACTGTACGAATTATTCCAGCAGAGGGGGTGGACATCGATGGTAACGTAATCAAAGGATATTACTATTCCATTGTTGAGCGAGGAAATAACCCATTATTGAGTACAAATATTATTGAAAATATTAAGGTGGAACTTGATAAAACAAACAGTCTTACAACCTTATTCGATTTTCGTAAAGGTGTTTATGAGTTTGACCGAGATGGTACGAGATTAAATAAGGCGCCTAGCACT is a window from the Litorilituus sediminis genome containing:
- a CDS encoding tyrosine-type recombinase/integrase codes for the protein MASVRVLKSGSINVQVRLSGQKPISKTFPKNTSQSVIDDWIESKEFIRLNESKYNQLTLSGLIDEYIERVMTGRSGEVAARDRAKQLLKYYKNTIPQSAAEVNGYKWYRLDLGRANSTVRGEIELLGRVLRFAIKELSLNIIDATEGVSKPPPSKGRDSIVNEKQMLKIANAMPTGKGELVKVYFYTAMRRSELVKIELSDVDLKNRTVLLRETKNGEDRLCPLSSQALDIITARYNYCKAKGQQRLYPYKKESITQAFKRTIRKLNMDESLVLHSLRHSAATRYAELGLTTLQLSAVTGHKSLSQLARYTHLNAKSVVDLLG
- a CDS encoding SHOCT domain-containing protein, with the protein product MKFIPLIFGLLLVACTTQISSLKQDGVTQIYKLGEQEMFRIVYGVMNSTGKDLVVNEVQGVERGYEVINTFGPDYLKTTVRIIPAEGVDIDGNVIKGYYYSIVERGNNPLLSTNIIENIKVELDKTNSLTTLFDFRKGVYEFDRDGTRLNKAPSTRQSNQNIESRLQKISELYKDGIITQSEYKEKRKEILSEL